A single Candidatus Dojkabacteria bacterium DNA region contains:
- the pheS gene encoding phenylalanine--tRNA ligase subunit alpha — protein MAYLKFNQIYKMDSVLAVKEAAFKKVLSAKNSETVKQLESFFFGPKGEVTILLKKIKEINPEKRTEFGKQVNEIKTELINLIESKKLSLRKKEIEESIKNDLIDPTAPFDINSKEKPEYISRSGSYHPVKVDSEKMFRILESMGYIVEEHRLLDDDYHVFEALNIPKGHPARELWDTFWTDEGFIPTTHTSSMQIRVMQKYKHLLDKGEPIAVVIPGRCFRNEATDATHGHTFYQIEMVYIGKDISIGDMIGTMKAFLEKFFDKEDIKVQVQPSYFPFVEPGLQFMNECVFCNGIGCGICKYSGWIELMGCGYIHPKVLENAGIDSKKYTGFAFGPGIGRIVMLKNGIKDLRHFYKGDLRFLEQF, from the coding sequence ATGGCATACCTTAAGTTCAACCAAATTTACAAAATGGATAGTGTGCTTGCTGTAAAAGAAGCTGCCTTTAAAAAAGTCCTTTCGGCAAAAAATAGTGAAACAGTAAAGCAGCTTGAAAGTTTCTTCTTTGGACCTAAGGGTGAAGTCACTATACTTCTTAAAAAAATTAAAGAGATTAATCCCGAAAAACGTACCGAATTTGGTAAGCAAGTTAACGAGATTAAAACAGAGCTTATTAATCTTATCGAGTCTAAAAAGTTGTCATTACGTAAGAAAGAGATTGAAGAAAGCATAAAAAATGATCTTATTGATCCAACGGCTCCTTTCGATATTAATTCAAAAGAAAAGCCTGAATATATATCACGTAGCGGATCGTATCATCCTGTAAAAGTTGACTCCGAAAAGATGTTTAGAATACTCGAATCAATGGGTTATATTGTTGAAGAACATCGACTTTTAGATGATGATTATCATGTTTTTGAAGCCCTAAACATTCCTAAGGGGCATCCTGCACGCGAGCTTTGGGATACATTCTGGACCGACGAAGGATTTATTCCTACAACTCATACCAGTAGCATGCAAATTAGGGTTATGCAAAAGTATAAGCACTTGTTGGACAAGGGTGAACCTATTGCTGTTGTTATTCCTGGTCGTTGTTTTAGAAATGAGGCCACCGATGCTACTCATGGTCATACCTTTTATCAGATTGAAATGGTTTATATTGGTAAAGATATTTCTATTGGCGATATGATTGGCACAATGAAAGCATTTTTGGAAAAGTTTTTTGACAAAGAAGATATTAAAGTTCAGGTACAACCCAGCTACTTTCCTTTTGTTGAACCCGGACTACAATTTATGAACGAATGCGTATTTTGTAACGGAATAGGGTGTGGAATTTGTAAGTATTCCGGTTGGATCGAACTTATGGGTTGTGGGTATATTCATCCCAAAGTTTTAGAAAACGCAGGCATTGATTCTAAAAAATACACCGGATTTGCGTTTGGTCCTGGTATTGGGCGTATTGTTATGCTTAAAAACGGCATTAAAGACCTAAGACACTTTTACAAGGGTGACCTAAGATTTTTGGAACAGTTTTAG
- a CDS encoding DUF4230 domain-containing protein, which yields MQKTMAKVGIYLIVGLVLISGSMVLGGFLYKKFFEKDSVQSVTALSIIERVSTKGILVTKSLYIEEEITIKIDQGSAWSNFWWGHQVVATAPMRIDLGIDLSKLTEDNIAVDNTEKTIIIDFPDVEISSISLDGDIEVERESGIFYKLFEADDNADYNLALTELTNQSRATAEANTELYQETKDAVVELLNFLYSETGYTVSSKQ from the coding sequence ATGCAAAAAACAATGGCAAAGGTAGGTATCTATCTAATAGTCGGACTTGTTCTTATTTCTGGATCTATGGTTTTGGGAGGTTTCCTATATAAGAAATTTTTCGAGAAGGATTCCGTACAATCGGTAACGGCACTTTCTATAATTGAACGAGTTTCTACAAAAGGAATATTGGTAACCAAGTCATTATATATTGAAGAGGAAATAACAATAAAAATAGACCAAGGATCTGCGTGGTCAAACTTCTGGTGGGGACACCAGGTTGTAGCTACAGCTCCAATGAGAATTGACCTGGGAATTGATCTGTCTAAACTTACCGAAGATAATATTGCAGTAGATAACACGGAAAAAACAATAATCATTGATTTTCCGGATGTTGAGATTTCGTCGATAAGCCTTGATGGTGACATCGAGGTTGAGCGCGAAAGTGGAATTTTTTACAAACTTTTCGAGGCAGATGATAATGCTGATTATAACCTTGCCCTTACCGAGCTAACAAATCAATCACGAGCTACTGCCGAGGCTAATACTGAGCTTTATCAGGAAACCAAAGACGCTGTTGTTGAACTTTTAAACTTCTTGTATTCCGAAACCGGGTATACGGTAAGTAGTAAACAGTAA
- a CDS encoding YggT family protein: MVFRVIIKILYSILLAIETLIAIKFVLVFIGANSGNVFVSWITMITEPFIMPFNGILGASQVSLSVFTIDLNAFIAMIVYILLALFLIELLKAFTPTTPNNNE; encoded by the coding sequence ATGGTATTTAGAGTAATAATAAAAATCCTCTACTCAATTCTTTTGGCAATAGAAACTCTAATAGCCATAAAGTTTGTCTTGGTATTTATAGGTGCGAACTCCGGAAACGTGTTTGTGTCATGGATTACAATGATCACCGAGCCTTTTATTATGCCTTTTAACGGAATCTTGGGAGCAAGCCAGGTTAGCCTTTCAGTCTTTACAATCGACCTAAATGCATTTATTGCAATGATCGTCTACATTCTCTTAGCATTATTTTTAATAGAGTTACTTAAAGCATTCACCCCTACCACACCAAATAACAATGAATAA
- a CDS encoding NYN domain-containing protein — MDNYAFIDSQNLYLGIMSTGWKIDYPRFRLYLKNKYNVSMAFMFIGQLPNNQKLYTTLQLAGFILVFKPTVRYFADKREAVKGNVDAELVLHAAAIEYNNYKKAVIVSGDGDFSCLIQYLKEKGKLLKVLTPNHKYSCLPRKYDTYIIRLDKQVGSFGYKKKKPGLAVGRNLRHPWL, encoded by the coding sequence ATGGATAACTATGCTTTTATCGATAGCCAGAATTTATACCTAGGAATTATGTCTACTGGATGGAAAATTGATTACCCGAGATTCCGACTATATCTAAAAAATAAATACAATGTATCAATGGCTTTTATGTTTATCGGACAGTTACCTAATAATCAAAAACTCTATACAACATTACAGTTGGCAGGATTCATTCTGGTATTTAAACCCACCGTACGATATTTCGCTGACAAAAGAGAGGCGGTTAAAGGAAATGTCGATGCAGAGTTAGTTTTACATGCAGCAGCAATTGAATACAACAATTATAAAAAAGCTGTAATAGTAAGTGGTGATGGAGATTTTTCTTGTCTTATCCAATATCTGAAGGAGAAAGGGAAATTACTCAAAGTACTTACACCAAATCATAAGTACTCTTGCCTGCCAAGAAAGTATGACACGTACATAATTAGGTTGGATAAACAGGTAGGGTCGTTTGGCTATAAAAAGAAAAAACCAGGACTGGCGGTCGGTCGAAACCTTAGGCACCCCTGGTTATGA
- a CDS encoding NYN domain-containing protein encodes MKNHAFIDSQNLYIGTKADKWELDYGKFRLYLRNKYNVKTAFLFIGYIESNAKLYKELQELGYILIFKKVLEIKKADKITYKGNVDAELVLHTMMEKDNYDKAVIVSGDGDFYCLVEYLAENKKLAKVIAPNRKYSSLLKKYSKYIVSLGELKEKLRKGK; translated from the coding sequence ATGAAAAATCATGCATTCATAGACAGCCAAAACCTATACATAGGAACAAAAGCCGATAAATGGGAATTAGACTACGGAAAATTTAGACTGTACCTCCGTAACAAATATAACGTTAAAACAGCATTTTTATTCATAGGCTATATAGAATCAAACGCAAAACTGTATAAAGAACTACAAGAATTGGGATATATCCTTATCTTTAAGAAAGTCCTAGAAATAAAAAAGGCTGACAAGATAACCTACAAAGGAAATGTTGACGCAGAGCTGGTTTTACACACAATGATGGAAAAAGACAACTATGATAAAGCTGTAATAGTATCGGGTGATGGTGACTTTTACTGTCTTGTAGAGTACCTAGCAGAGAATAAAAAGCTGGCAAAAGTAATTGCACCCAATAGAAAATACTCATCCCTTCTTAAAAAATATAGTAAGTATATTGTGTCTTTGGGTGAGTTAAAGGAAAAACTTAGGAAAGGGAAGTAG
- a CDS encoding NYN domain-containing protein, producing MPISNVKLSFYSGKIEYNNYDKAVIISGDGDFFCLIEYLERKNKLKNIITPNEKYSSLLKKYSPYLISLARLKDKLKRKKGHSRME from the coding sequence ATTCCAATAAGTAACGTAAAGCTTTCCTTCTATTCTGGCAAAATAGAATATAACAATTATGATAAAGCCGTCATTATTTCGGGTGATGGGGATTTCTTTTGTTTAATTGAATACTTGGAGAGGAAAAACAAACTAAAAAATATAATCACTCCAAACGAGAAATATTCCTCATTGTTAAAAAAGTATTCACCATACTTGATTTCCTTGGCAAGGTTAAAGGATAAGTTGAAAAGAAAAAAGGGGCATTCCCGCATGGAATAA